In a genomic window of Clavelina lepadiformis chromosome 7, kaClaLepa1.1, whole genome shotgun sequence:
- the LOC143466274 gene encoding uncharacterized protein LOC143466274, which yields MKYGVLELGLSLCFVLSCLHFSASFLIDPYSDDVLTGEWREVYTGSGYFYFLTHKKTYQQARDECRSYGGDLAVRVRDFSLRSTLHQTFSFDNAWVGLSKEGNNWVWVDKTSSTSGNTHWIQNPLQPSNSGGNENCGEIMDEYSLRTNDVSCSSTKYGLCEHNRQGYDAGNGYRYMLTSKGTWDNTRTECVNQGGDLAAVGMQDFSLRAPIQQALGFDGAWIGLIDLIGGGQDWVWADSTVTSSTRENTHWIENPRQPSNSGGNEKCGEILLEYDLRTNDRACSAETNGLCEIPIITRYT from the exons ATGAAGTACGGCGTATTAGAGTTGGGTCTTTCACTATGTTTTGTCTTGAGTTGTCTTCACTTTTCTGCAAGTTTTTTGATTGATCCGTACTCTGACGACGTATTGACCG GAGAATGGAGAGAGGTTTACACTGGAAGCGGGTACTTCTACTTTTTGACACATAAAAAGACTTATCAACAAGCGCGTGATGAATGCAGAAGTTATGGAGGTGACCTCGCGGTCAGAGTGAGGGATTTTTCTTTAAGAAG CACTCTCCACCAAACTTTCAGTTTCGACAATGCGTGGGTAGGATTGAGCAAAGAAGGCAACAACTGGGTTTGGGTCGATAAGACTTCATCTACATCAGGAAACACCCATTGGATACAAAATCCACTACAACCTTCTAACTCGGGTGGTAACGAAAACTGCGGCGAGATTATGGACGAGTACAGTCTTCGCACAAACGACGTTTCATGCAGTTCCACCAAATACGGATTATGTGAACATA ATAGACAAGGTTACGATGCTGGCAATGGATATCGCTATATGCTGACATCAAAAGGCACGTGGGACAACACTCGCACCGAATGTGTAAATCAGGGTGGCGACCTTGCAGCGGTTGGAATGCAGGACTTCTCCTTAAGAGC CCCAATTCAGCAAGCGTTGGGCTTTGATGGAGCTTGGATCGGTTTAATTGACTTGATTGGTGGTGGTCAAGACTGGGTTTGGGCGGATAGTACGGTTACTTCGTCTACCCGAGAAAATACCCACTGGATAGAAAATCCACGACAACCTTCAAATAGTGGTGGTAACGAAAAATGTGGAGAGATTCTTCTTGAGTATGACCTTCGCACAAACGACCGAGCTTGCAGTGCCGAAACAAATGGCTTATGTGAAATACCGATCATAACGCGGTACACGTAA